Genomic window (Chloroflexota bacterium):
CGCATCCCGCAGGGGAAGTTCACCTACGTCCCGGCGCCGGATGGGAAGATGGTCATCTCTCTCGAGGATGCGTGATCTGCGATTCCGTGATGGAGCGCTTTGTGCACGGACTCTATCCCCTCATTCACATCAGGCGCAGCCGGGCAAGGGGCATCCGCAAGGGCCTCGTCCTGTTTCCGTTCTTCTCGTTGTTTCCTCGATCGCTTTCCCTTTCGCTAGAGGTGAAAACCGCAGAGACGATGGGTGATGCCGGGGCTTCCCAGGAGTGGGGCGGCCCCGGTGGTTCGTTGGCGTGCGTGCACCGGGCCATCGTGCACGACGATCATGAGCGATGACACCATTACGGAGGACGATCATGGAGAAGCCGGTTTTGGCGGCGCAGCTTTATACGGTGCGCCAGTTCACGCAGACCCCGGAGGATCTCGCTGCCACGCTGAAGAAGATCCGGGAGATCGGCTATCGGGCTGTGCAGGTCTCGGCCATCGGCCCCATTGATCCCGCCGAATTGAAGGCGATGCTGGATGGGGAGGGATTGACTCTGTGCATCACCCACACCGGCTATGACCGTTTGCGGAACGATCTGCCGGCGGTGATCGAGGAGCACCATCTTTGGGGATGTAAGCACGTGGCCATCGGAAGTATGCCGCCGGAGTATCGAGAGATGGGGGAGGAGGGCTTCCATCGCTTTGCCGAGGTGGCGAACGAGATCGGTCGGGCCTTGTACGAGGCGGGGCTGACGTTCAGCTACCACAACCACAGCTTCGAGTTCCAGCGCTTTGGCAAGCGCACCGGCCTGGATATCCTCTTCGAGGAGACCGACCCTCGCTACGTGCGGGCGGAGATCGACACCTACTGGGTACAGCATGGCGGCGGCGATCCGGCGGCCTGGATCCGCAGGATGACCAACCGGATGCCCGTGGTGCACCTCAAGGACATGGTGATCCAGGGGAGGGAGCAGGTGATGGCCGAGGTCGGCGAGGGCAACCTCAACTGGCCGGCGATCCTGGAGGCCTGCCGTGACGCCGGAGTGGAATGGTATGCCGTCGAGCAGGATATCTGCCAGCGCGATCCGTTTGAGAGCCTGGCCATTAGCTATCGCAACCTCAAGGCCATGGGGTTAGAGTGATCGGTCATCGCATGCAGGTGTGGGGATGATCTGATGTCGACTGCGATCTCAGCTGCTACATTGCGCAGAGGGGCTCTCGTCTCCACCCTCTCCGCCGTCTGCTATGCGAGCGCCGTGGTCTTTATTCGAAACGCCTACCGTGCCGGGATCACACCCGGCACGGCCGTTTTCCTGCGTTTTGCCCTCGCCTCGGTGACTCTGATCGGCGCCCTCGTGCTGGGACATCGTTGGACATCGCTGGCCCGGCGGCGGGTGATCTCGTTGTTCCTCATGGGGTTCCTGGCGTACACGCTGTTGGGGATCACCTGGTTTGTGGCATTGAGCGTAATACCGGCCTGGCTTGTGTCGTTGTTCATCGCCATGTACCCCCTCTCCATCAATCTGGGAAGCTGGCTCTTCCTGCGGGAACCTCTGCATCGTCAGCAGGTTCTGGCGCTGGCCGCCGTGCTGATGGGAGGGATCGTGCTGTTTGGACGCCCACTGGAGGGCGTGGCCTGGGTGGGGATCCTATTGATGGTCGTCAATATGATCATCCAGACGGCGTATATCCTGGTGGGGCAGCGGTGGACGCGAGGCGTGCAACCGGCCATGAGCACCGTCTGGCAGGTGCTCGGGGCGATGGTGG
Coding sequences:
- a CDS encoding sugar phosphate isomerase/epimerase, with the translated sequence MEKPVLAAQLYTVRQFTQTPEDLAATLKKIREIGYRAVQVSAIGPIDPAELKAMLDGEGLTLCITHTGYDRLRNDLPAVIEEHHLWGCKHVAIGSMPPEYREMGEEGFHRFAEVANEIGRALYEAGLTFSYHNHSFEFQRFGKRTGLDILFEETDPRYVRAEIDTYWVQHGGGDPAAWIRRMTNRMPVVHLKDMVIQGREQVMAEVGEGNLNWPAILEACRDAGVEWYAVEQDICQRDPFESLAISYRNLKAMGLE
- a CDS encoding DMT family transporter produces the protein MSTAISAATLRRGALVSTLSAVCYASAVVFIRNAYRAGITPGTAVFLRFALASVTLIGALVLGHRWTSLARRRVISLFLMGFLAYTLLGITWFVALSVIPAWLVSLFIAMYPLSINLGSWLFLREPLHRQQVLALAAVLMGGIVLFGRPLEGVAWVGILLMVVNMIIQTAYILVGQRWTRGVQPAMSTVWQVLGAMVGTFFYAWLSGQLTFSFAPIGWAWAGLFAVVSTALAIMLLWWGIGLLGPGRAAIFGSVEPFLAVVLSVLFLGERMAPAHVVGGSLILLGMFLAQWQPRGEMRRGVEVL